The Tenebrio molitor chromosome 5, icTenMoli1.1, whole genome shotgun sequence genome segment TCTCGATCTAATACAAGAGAACCCGTGAGGCGTCCACCGTTAATGTCCGCAGTTAGCGATCCATCTTTGCTTACGCAATTGTTAACGAGTAATAATCGTGTTACAgttaatcttttttttaaagtatcGCTCGATTTCTACAGATACTGACAACGAAAACATGTTCGGTCGTAATCAAGGTGCCGTTTCGTCACACGATCAACTATCAAAGCAGGTTCGAATAAAGGAAGAAAGCAGTCCCATACCGATTCTGCCTCAACCGTCACCTGCTCCTACAGCTTTAATTATCACAACTCCGGTTAATATTAACGCCGTTCAGTCACCTTCTAGTGATTCAGTAAGTTCTAGTTGAATTGATTGGGATCGTTTCGAGCGTATGTTGTTGTAGTTGTTGTTAAATTCGTTCAGTAGTTCAAATAGTCCAGTGTTGGACAGCTCACAAAATGTTAACTCACCTACCTCATCACAAGGTTCAATGGGCTCACCCAACAGAGACACTCCGCATAGGGATCAAAGAAGGGTGGGTCATATACATGCCGAACAAAAAAGACGTTATAATATCAAAAATGGTTTTGATATGATACACTCTCTTATACCACATCTTAATCAGAATCCTAATGCTAAGGTACATTACGTGAAATCAAGTAATGTACGCACCGCATCTCgaaattgatttttctttaCAGTTAAGCAAAGCGGCAATGCTGCAAAAGGGCGCAGAATATATACGGCAGCTAAGATCTGAACGAAATCAGCTGAATGAAGAAATGGAATGTCTACGGCAACAGATAGAAACACTGAATACTTCAATAAGGTATAGGGTTATCAAAGCtgacataaaattattaatcagTGACTTTTTAGTAATTGTCAGTCGATGTTACCTGCGACGGGGGCGCCAGTATCGCGGCGAAGAGACAGTAAAATGCAGGAAATGTTTGATGAGTATGTCAAAAAGCGTACAATGGAGAACTGGAAATACTGGATCGTATCCTCTTTTTACGTTTTAATTTCCAAAGTATTATTTATGCACTGTTCCTTAATTTCGTCTTTCAGTTCAGCCTGTTGTTTAGGCCTCTTTTAGagtctttcaataattttgtgTCCACGTCTAGCCTGGAAGATCTCTATAGGTCAACTATTTTATGGATAGAACAACACTGTACCCTCGTGGATCTCCGCCCAGGTAACGTGTTACgattttagttttgaatttgAGCACAACGCAGTTTTTAGTGGTTCTTAATTCTTTGAAGTACCTGAGCACAAAGACAGAAATCTTAACAGAACCTGAGAAGCTGCCAGATGAAGTTCGACACATGGTTTTGTCAAAGAATCCCCAGTAATGTAGGAAGTCATTACAAGTAAATATTTGCTCATGAACTTTTTGTTGTCGTGATATGCAgtgcaaattatttaattttaagtgaaaatCGCTATCTTTGTAAAAGATAAGAAAAGTTATACCGTTTGTTGTAATACTTTTAACTGAGAAAAAACGAAtttaggatttttttttttcgttttaaaacTAAACATTTTTCAGTCTTCCACTTTGTAACTAATTCGATCGCGAATCTGAAATTATTCGTCTGATGACTTTAATTTATTGCAATGATGTTCAGTTATTGAACAGTTCAGAAATGTGgttgtagtttttttttgccattgaaaatttttcttcaCTTGTATTGTAATTGAAATTGGAAAATGTCCACGTGACGAAAACGGTGCAAATGCAAGATGCTGCCTTATGAAGTGTTTAAAACACTTATCACTCATACTGTATCTACACAATCCAAATTTTGTATGACTAATCATATAGTACAACTTATCATgtgtttttaacaattttaattatactGTGCCTTACAAATCCGAGCGtgatacttttttattttaaaattattgttgtaAGTTTTTAGGGTACTTACCATTGTAAATCTTGTTATGTGTTTATGAgtttatgtatatttttgtgTAAGTGAATTAATTTTGAGTCATTAAAGcctattgttttgtttttttgttgttttattacaaaactgcaaaattttgtgtacaacacacttgaaaaaaaagttacattgatctactttttttagttttattaaaatcagtatagatattttaagtttttatttaaattggcGTGCTCACCTCGCAAAACattcaaagaaaatttttttactaaCTTAAGTGTAAGGAAAAGATGTAAACATTTCTGTTTTTTGTTTAACCATTTGAGAGCAACCTTTGGGTATTATTGCAAGAAGACAAGAGTTTATTTAGAGAGAACTTCAAATCCTCCTTCATATACGAAGTTGTCAATATCAATCACAAGATCAGGTGTTACTTTTTGGAGGTTATGTAATACATACAAAAACTTTGTTCTTGTGAGCAaagaagtttttttaatgaactattataaaaatgagTTTAACGAATTGTTCCAATGTTTGTAGAACCTGTTTAtctcaaaatataaatataaaaccgATATTTAGCATGGAACCAATACTAGAGGAGCAATTAACTTTGTGTGATATGTTAATGATATGTGCGTCAGTCAcggtaaattttcaaaatgtaattgGATGGAAGTGtgaatttaaagaaaaatttcagATATTTAAAGATGATGGTTTACCAGAAAATATATGTTTAAATTGCATTGAAGAGCTTCGTAAAGCGTTTTGCTTTAAGAGGATGTGTGAAAAGTCAGACACTACATTAAGAAATTGTATTAGTATAGTAGCTCCAGTTATAGTACAAGTAgacacaaattttgaaaatgaagaTGTAAAATCAAGTTTTAATTTAGATCATAAGCTCACAGTAGAAGCCACAAGTTGGGATGAACAAAACATGGTTTTGGCTGACACTTTAGATGATGGTATTTCAGTAAAAAGCAATGATGAAAATTATGAGgacaatttaaaaaaggtGGGTTCCTgcatttttgttataattctgtgtaacataataaaaattaatcttgTCAAAGTTTCTGCAGTGGATTttacaattacatattaaaaaaaatattttgagttaCCATAAGATATTTGTTGCAACAGCAACATGATTAAGGTAAGGTAAGGCCTTAATCatgcttttattttattttgtatgacaactattttattttaatcttaGGAAAGTGTACTAAAATCTGAATCATATATTCGAGAaaatagaagaaaaagaaaatcttaCAACTGTGAAGAATGCAATGAAGAATGTTTAGGATTAGCTTCTTATTGGAAGCATATGGCGAGCGTTCATGGAAAAAACTTCAAATGTGAAAATTGCGGAAAAGAGTAAGTATATATTAtaaagttttgttttaaaagttctcattgaagttcttcatgaaaagaaataattagtaaaaatcAGCAAAAGTTAAATCAGTGGACATTAAAAGTAGTGAACAAAATAGTTGTAGTAGTAACGTCAACATTTTGCAAGTTGGAACGACCTAAATCGATACAATGCGCATGCCGAGACAATATTGTATAAGTCAGTAGACCAaagtttataattattttagatttaaatCGCAAAGTTTATTAGCTCAGCACAAAGTTTCGCATCATAAAGAAGATGAGACACAGTCAAGACCTACAAAGAACAAAACcggcataataaaaaaacgaaACTTACCTCGTACCTGCGACATTTGCAACAAGACCTTCCGATTCCACAGTAATTTAGAGCGACACAAACTAATACACACTGGAGAAAAACCTTTCTTGTGTAACGTTTGTGGAAAAGGTTTTGGGCAAATGTCATATCTCAAGATACACTCCTTCATACATACAGGTCTGTTAATATACTTTCGTTTAAAccaattttttaagttttataagacTTTAGGTGAAAAACCGTACAAGTGTCAGATGTGTGATAAAAGTTTTGCCGCCCCTGGAACCCTTATGACTCACGTACGAATCCATACTGGTGAAAGACCGCACGCGTGTAAAATATGTGGGAAAGATTTTCCTCAATCGGGGTATTTAGCAGCACATATTCGcactcacacaggagaaaaaccTGTCGAGTGCAAAGTTTGTCATCGGCGATTTAATCAAAGCGGAAGGCTCGTCATACATATGAGGATACACAGCGGAGAAAAACCGTACTCCTGTAAAGAATGTGGAAGGAGTTTTGCAGTGAAGGGAACGCTCAAGAAACACATAAGGACTCATACGGGAGAAAGACCGTACGTATGCAGTGTATGTGGACAGGCATTTGCCCAAAGTGGGACTCTTGCCACACACATGAAAGTCCACAGGCCTAAGCAATAAAGTAGTGTTCATTCTGTAACAATAACATGTAACCCATTACGTAAATGTCGGATTTTAAAATGGTAATTTCGTTTAAATGTTGACAATTGTGTTGTTTGGTAAGGCAGCTGACAGCCATTTTTATAGGACTATTAAAGAATTTCGTTTTTACAGCacatttgaaatgaaaataagtttttaattttctaatgTCGCAATGCAAAGTATCATGCCCGGGTTAGCTCGATCAATGACGGTTCTTTTCTCTCAgacaaaattatgtaacgaaaataatgtttccaataaaatcaaacgtTTTTTGCGACAAAATCGCCATTACCGTTTTTACATAAGCAGTCAACCCACATTGttgcatgtaaaaattaaccTCTGACGGCGGtctaaaaactttatttacgCAGtgaatacaatacaaaaaaaagaagatatAAACGAAGATGCCCGGAAATCTCACAATTATACAGGTGAGAATGGCAACCTCGCTTGATCAGTGGGCGTTCAAATTAGTTTGAACGCACATTACCAAATGCCTAACAGTCAAGCTAGTGCATATCTGGGTCCGAACAGACCCAGACATCTTCCGTCGAAAGTTGACGCATTTACTTTGCGGATTTCAATGTCAGATGCTTGGCGaaacaaaaacgaaaataTATTTAGATGCTTACGTAACAGTGAGCAGCAAAAGAACTGCGTGTTTGAAAATattctaaatatgtattactaAATTCAGTGGCATACTGATCAATGaccaatttaaaaacgtgTGAACACCAAGTTAGAGATAGTgaaatatattaattaatttgtttgtcGATAATGAACGTTAAcacgtttaaatttattgaagaCTGTATCAGTTACtatatcaaaaaaatgtcgACATTTCGTTTTTAATCGTCACCAAAAGCTATCTCCAACTATCTCCGTCAACGAATACCTGAATATTTGGTAATGGGTTATAAGTTGCCATTGTATTTTATAGGATCTCAATACAAACGTAACATCAATTTTAAAGAAACAGTGTGTTAaaatatagaattttttattaacttacttgtaatattttttaagaatGCAGTTGTAAGCAGCaagtataaataaattatacagtAATACTTACACACTCTGTCCATAATTACAATTCTACTTCTTAAGTTATCTATCTATTCACTTTCTTCACTTGATTCTGAATCTTTCAACACCTTTGCTTTGTCAAGTTTTCTAGCTCTTCTCGCTTCTATGTCTGAACCTTCTTCGTCAGATGAATAAATTGCTCCACCTGAAAATAAGTAACGGTCAAACCGCAAACAGCGTGCGACAAGTGTAATTTCCGCAcgctaataaaattttaacata includes the following:
- the LOC138130105 gene encoding zinc finger protein 260-like — translated: MSLTNCSNVCRTCLSQNINIKPIFSMEPILEEQLTLCDMLMICASVTIFKDDGLPENICLNCIEELRKAFCFKRMCEKSDTTLRNCISIVAPVIVQVDTNFENEDVKSSFNLDHKLTVEATSWDEQNMVLADTLDDGISVKSNDENYEDNLKKESVLKSESYIRENRRKRKSYNCEECNEECLGLASYWKHMASVHGKNFKCENCGKEFKSQSLLAQHKVSHHKEDETQSRPTKNKTGIIKKRNLPRTCDICNKTFRFHSNLERHKLIHTGEKPFLCNVCGKGFGQMSYLKIHSFIHTGEKPYKCQMCDKSFAAPGTLMTHVRIHTGERPHACKICGKDFPQSGYLAAHIRTHTGEKPVECKVCHRRFNQSGRLVIHMRIHSGEKPYSCKECGRSFAVKGTLKKHIRTHTGERPYVCSVCGQAFAQSGTLATHMKVHRPKQ